A genome region from Portunus trituberculatus isolate SZX2019 chromosome 40, ASM1759143v1, whole genome shotgun sequence includes the following:
- the LOC123515877 gene encoding fibrinogen-like protein A: protein MKTVNSAVLLCLLTMAIGKVETMDPFWTASDEYSMNDIDDDNDITNSTDNPIENIAQNLTEIMKMIRGTYDCLMKRINLLKFELKLLYENVTKARDRIIMLDCSDMMESNNGSTYYTFYMDIDDKNPIRIYCDFDTEGGGWTVIQVRRPTVEKLTFDRKWSEYYKGFGSPDTNQFVGILNIYKWMLSRMYELRINVRDQEGKTGYAKYERFHLEGEHCGYRMMQFVYSGTAGDSLEFAISSQTEETGEEISIHHGMKFSTSDRDSTASNCSQKYKSGWWFSDDCGKSNLNGPYLDYGQHQDGRKGICVALRFHALRYQYIHRCRKTRHDYAVYQQQKSFRDFQTGNENLKE from the exons ATGAAGACGGTGAACTCGGCAGTGTTGCTATGCCTTTTAACGATGGCAATTGGCAAAGTTGAAACGATGGATCCCTTTTGGACTGCAAGTGACGAATACAGCATGAATGACATCGATGATGACAACGATATCACTAACTCAACGGACAATCCTATTGAAAACATTGCCCAAAATCTGactgaaattatgaaaatgatCAGGGGCACCTATGATTGTCTTATGAAAAGAATTAATTTGCTAAAGTTTGAATTAAAACTTTTGTATGAAAATGTCACTAAAGCTCGAGATCGAATAATCATGCTTGATTGTTCAGACATGATGGAAAGCAATAATGGTTCAACATACTATACATTTTACATGGATATAGACGATAAGAATCCAATTAGAATATACTGCGATTTTGACaccgaaggaggaggatggaccgtGATTCAGGTACGCCGACCAACAGTTGAAAAGTTGACGTTCGACAGAAAATGGAGTGAGTACTACAAAGGGTTTGGCTCCCCTGACACAAATCAATTCGTGGGgatattaaatatatataagtgGATGCTGTCACGAATGTACGAATTACGAATCAATGTTCGGGATCAGGAGGGAAAAACAGGCTACGCTAAATACGAACGTTTTCATTTAGAAGGTGAACATTGCGGATACAGAATGATGCAATTCGTTTATTCTGGAACAGCGGGAGATTCTCTTGAATTTGCAATAAGTTCACAAACTGAAGAAACTGGAGAAGAAATATCCATCCATCACGGCATGAAGTTTAGCACCAGCGATCGTGACTCTACCGCATCCAATTGCTCCCAAAAGTACAAGAGTGGATGGTGGTTTAGCGATGACTGCGGAAAGTCCAACTTGAACGGACCTTACTTGGACTACGGTCAACATCAGGATGGCAGGAAGGGAATCTG TGTTGCTCTGCGTTTTCATGCCCTGCGATATCAGTATATTCATCGCTGCCGCAA GACAAGACATGACTATGCTGTGTATCAGCAACAAAAATCCTTCAGAGACTTCCAGACGGGCAACGAGAACTTGAAAGAATAA